Proteins encoded in a region of the Hypomesus transpacificus isolate Combined female chromosome 17, fHypTra1, whole genome shotgun sequence genome:
- the zmp:0000001048 gene encoding retinol dehydrogenase 8 — MGTRKVLVTGCSSGIGLAVAVRLARDDLRRFKVVATMRDLGKREALERAAGKGLNRTLEVKQLDACCEDSIRECVNSLPDRRVDVLVNNAGVGMIGPVECQSVESMRDLFDTNFFGLARLVKEVLPDMKRRQSGHIVVMSSVMGIQGLLFNDVYSASKFAVEGFCESLAVQVMKFNIKITLVEPGPVVTEFERKVYDDAEKMDLSGTDEETARIFRQIYLPYSRKVFTSLGQTPEDIAEQTLKVITAKDPPLRHQTNRLYMPMTALKHADPTGRLPLDTFYKMLFKHDRVFNASLGVLRMLQKRTGKGSI; from the exons ATGGGGACCAGGAAGGTTCTGGTGACAGGGTGCTCTTCAGGCATCGGCCTAGCTGTGGCTGTCCGACTGGCCAGGGATGATCTCAGGAGGTTCAAAG TGGTGGCCACTATGAGGGACCTGGGGAAGAGGGAAGCCCTGGAACGAGCGGCCGGCAAGGGTCTGAACAGgaccctggaggtcaaacaacTGGACGCCTGCTGTGAAGACTCCATCCGAGAGTGTGTCAACAGCCTGCCGGACAGACGGGTGGACGTGCTCG TGAACAATGCTGGCGTGGGGATGATTGGGCCTGTGGAGTGTCAGAGTGTGGAGTCCATGCGGGACCTCTTCGACACCAACTTCTTTGGTCTGGCGCGTCTGGTGAAGGAGGTGCTGCCCGACATGAAGAGAAGGCAGAGCGGCCATATCGTTGTGATGAGCAGTGTCATGGGGATTCAGG GTCTGCTCTTCAACGATGTCTACTCGGCTTCAAAATTTGCGGTTGAGGGATTTTGTGAGAGTCTAGCTGTTCAAGTCATGAAGTTTAATATCAA AATTACTTTAGTGGAGCCAGGGCCGGTAGTGACAGAGTTTGAGAGGAAGGTGTATGACGACGCCGAGAAGATGGACCTGTCAGGAACAGATGAGGAGACTGCCAGAATCTTCCGCCAGATATACCTACCATACTCCAGGAAGGTCTTCACTTCCCTAGGCCAGACCCCGGAGGACATAGCCGAG CAAACGCTGAAAGTGATCACAGCCAAGGACCCTCCACTCCGCCACCAGACTAACCGTCTGTACATGCCCATGACTGCCCTGAAGCATGCTGACCCCACGGGCCGCCTGCCTCTGGACACCTTCTACAAGATGCTCTTCAAACATGACCGTGTGTTCAATGCCAGTCTGGGGGTGCTGCGTATGCTACAGAAGAGAACGGGGAAAGGTTCCATATGA
- the LOC124479531 gene encoding microfibril-associated glycoprotein 4-like isoform X3 has translation MKVFVVLVALLPVAVSSPPLLPVDCADVYSRGSGSSGVYTIYPAGPTSPVQVYCDMGCVDEPEGGRWTVIQRRKDGTVNFYRKWDQYKSGFGQASGEYWLGLENIHLLTLRKKYELRVDMEDFEGVKVHVQYSSFSVGTEQDGYQLDFSGFTDGGAGKSMAEHNGKKFSTFDKDQDTYSSNCAKTYLGGWWYGECHSVNPNGQYLWGNSIYGLGINWSSFKGYEYSLKAIEMKIRPV, from the exons ATGAAG GTCTTTGTGGTCCTGGTGGCACTGCTCCCAGTTGCAGTGAGCTCGCCGCCTTTGCTACCAGTGGATTGTGCTGATGTGTACAGCAGGGGCTCCGGCTCCAGTGGAGTGTATACCATCTACCCTGCCGGACCGACCTCCCCTGTCCAGGTTTACTGTGACATGGGCTGTGTGGATGAACCAGAAGGGGGTAGATGGacg GTGATTCAGAGGAGAAAGGATGGGACCGTTAACTTCTACCGAAAATGGGATCAGTACAAGAGTGGGTTTGGGCAAGCATCTGGAGAGTACTGGTTGG GGCTGGAGAACATCCACCTCCTCACTCTGAGGAAGAAGTACGAGCTGAGGGTGGACATGGAGGACTTTGAGGGAGTTAAGGTCCATGTCCAGtactcctccttctctgtcGGGACGGAACAGGACGGATACCAACTGGACTTTAGTGGCTTCACAGACGGAGGAGCAG GGAAATCCATGGCGGAACACAACGGGAAGAAGTTTTCCACTTTTGACAAAGACCAAGATACCTACAGTTCCAACTGTGCTAAAACGTATTTAGGTGGATGGTGGTATGGGGAGTGCCACAGTGTGAATCCTAATGGTCAGTATTTGTGGGGAAACTCCATCTATGGGTTAGGCATTAACTGGTCGTCCTTCAAAGGATATGAATATTCACTGAAAGCCATTGAGATGAAAATAAGACCTGTGTAA
- the LOC124479531 gene encoding intracellular protein transport protein USO1-like isoform X1, which translates to MGSVQEWVWASIWRVLVGYKGTMNQEDKKDKANGGSLSHVLADKAEDLNSEMASSKAVSKPKRKTNMSRLREAVRDWEKKAREATASEREMAKEVEMMKVDRQIVEETIDRLQQKLQIEGQARLHAEQALALAQTNLQDQEIRFQLDRDRLLGLLSGKDEALISLQTQTSLAVAVKAEAETAVGVAMANLQDARRITQELKDRLTSHLQAWEKERQELRSQKNQAVEALKISEQGLTRTTAKLLEVGNRVPSPAQLGVKIQTEISALKAQLFAAHSARTRAEMTCKMTRANLANLEKNLCAEVAKRDDNILILSNEKKEALQVTKKGEQELEAFRSNLMKMAGSMTKLQLDLRDKGNHCSVLEKALEEVQEDLRQTRKELICKCAEIESLQKQACQRSVELEALEAKELKQCQGHMELQQQLRRQAETTCQAQEKSSIKRKKKGGCFGRMLFWRSSQNA; encoded by the exons ATGGGATCAGTACAAGAGTGGGTTTGGGCAAGCATCTGGAGAGTACTGGTTGG ATATAAAGGAACAATGAATCAAGAAGACAAAAAAGACAAG GCCAATGGGGGAAGCCTTTCTCATGTTCTTGCTGACAAAGCAGAAGACCTCAATTCAGAAATGGCATCTTCCAAGGCTGTGAGCAAACCTAAGAGGAAGACCAACATGAGTCGCCTGAGAGAGGCTGTGAGGGATTGGGAAAAGAAGGCCAGAGAGGCCACAGCCTCAGAGAGGGAGATGGCCAAAGAGGTGGAGATGATGAAGGTGGACAGACAGATCGTTGAGGAGACGATTGACCGGCTTCAGCAGAAGCTTCAGATTGAAGGACAGGCTCGTCTTCATGCGGAACAAGCCCTGGCGCTGGCTCAGACCAACCTGCAGGACCAGGAGATAAGATTCCAGCTGGACCGCGACAGACTATTAGGTCTGTTGTCAGGCAAAGACGAAGCCTTGATCAGTCTTCAGACCCAGACCTCCCTGGCTGTGGCCGTCAAGGCCGAAGCAGAAACAGCAGTCGGCGTCGCCATGGCAAACCTCCAGGACGCCCGCAGGATCACGCAGGAGCTGAAGGATCGTTTGACCTCTCACCTCCAAgcctgggagaaggagaggcaggagcTGAGATCTCAGAAGAACCAGGCAGTGGAAGCTCTGAAGATCTCTGAACAGGGTCTCACACGGACCACAGCCAAGCTGCTGGAGGTGGGAAACAGGGTCCCCAGTCCAGCTCAGCTGGGGGTCAAGATCCAGACGGAGATCTCGGCCCTTAAAGCTCAACTCTTTGCGGCCCACTCAGCCCGAACCAGGGCTGAGATGACATGCAAGATGACCAGAGCCAATCTCGCGAACCTGGAGAAAAACCTTTGTGCCGAGGTTGCCAAAAGGGATGACAacatcctcatcctctccaaTGAGAAAAAGGAGGCCCTCCAGGTCACAAAAAAGGGTGAGCAAGAACTGGAGGCATTCAGATCCAACCTGATGAAGATGGCGGGCTCCATGACCAAACTGCAGCTTGACCTGAGGGACAAGGGCAATCATTGCAGTGTTTTGGAAAAAGCCTTGGAAGAGGTTCAGGAAGACTTGCGTCAAACCAGAAAGGAGTTGATCTGTAAGTGTGCAGAGATCGAGTCTCTGCAGAAACAGGCTTGCCAGAGATCAGTGGAACTGGAAGCTCTGGAAGCAAAAGAACTGAAACAGTGCCAAGGACACATGGAACTTCAACAGCAACTTCGGCGTCAAGCTGAAACCACATGTCAGGCACAAGAGAAATCTTCGATCAAGAGGAAAAAGAAGGGTGGCTGCTTTGGCCGCATGCTTTTCTGGAGAAGCTCCCAGAATGCATAA
- the LOC124479531 gene encoding intracellular protein transport protein USO1-like isoform X2: MNQEDKKDKANGGSLSHVLADKAEDLNSEMASSKAVSKPKRKTNMSRLREAVRDWEKKAREATASEREMAKEVEMMKVDRQIVEETIDRLQQKLQIEGQARLHAEQALALAQTNLQDQEIRFQLDRDRLLGLLSGKDEALISLQTQTSLAVAVKAEAETAVGVAMANLQDARRITQELKDRLTSHLQAWEKERQELRSQKNQAVEALKISEQGLTRTTAKLLEVGNRVPSPAQLGVKIQTEISALKAQLFAAHSARTRAEMTCKMTRANLANLEKNLCAEVAKRDDNILILSNEKKEALQVTKKGEQELEAFRSNLMKMAGSMTKLQLDLRDKGNHCSVLEKALEEVQEDLRQTRKELICKCAEIESLQKQACQRSVELEALEAKELKQCQGHMELQQQLRRQAETTCQAQEKSSIKRKKKGGCFGRMLFWRSSQNA; encoded by the exons ATGAATCAAGAAGACAAAAAAGACAAG GCCAATGGGGGAAGCCTTTCTCATGTTCTTGCTGACAAAGCAGAAGACCTCAATTCAGAAATGGCATCTTCCAAGGCTGTGAGCAAACCTAAGAGGAAGACCAACATGAGTCGCCTGAGAGAGGCTGTGAGGGATTGGGAAAAGAAGGCCAGAGAGGCCACAGCCTCAGAGAGGGAGATGGCCAAAGAGGTGGAGATGATGAAGGTGGACAGACAGATCGTTGAGGAGACGATTGACCGGCTTCAGCAGAAGCTTCAGATTGAAGGACAGGCTCGTCTTCATGCGGAACAAGCCCTGGCGCTGGCTCAGACCAACCTGCAGGACCAGGAGATAAGATTCCAGCTGGACCGCGACAGACTATTAGGTCTGTTGTCAGGCAAAGACGAAGCCTTGATCAGTCTTCAGACCCAGACCTCCCTGGCTGTGGCCGTCAAGGCCGAAGCAGAAACAGCAGTCGGCGTCGCCATGGCAAACCTCCAGGACGCCCGCAGGATCACGCAGGAGCTGAAGGATCGTTTGACCTCTCACCTCCAAgcctgggagaaggagaggcaggagcTGAGATCTCAGAAGAACCAGGCAGTGGAAGCTCTGAAGATCTCTGAACAGGGTCTCACACGGACCACAGCCAAGCTGCTGGAGGTGGGAAACAGGGTCCCCAGTCCAGCTCAGCTGGGGGTCAAGATCCAGACGGAGATCTCGGCCCTTAAAGCTCAACTCTTTGCGGCCCACTCAGCCCGAACCAGGGCTGAGATGACATGCAAGATGACCAGAGCCAATCTCGCGAACCTGGAGAAAAACCTTTGTGCCGAGGTTGCCAAAAGGGATGACAacatcctcatcctctccaaTGAGAAAAAGGAGGCCCTCCAGGTCACAAAAAAGGGTGAGCAAGAACTGGAGGCATTCAGATCCAACCTGATGAAGATGGCGGGCTCCATGACCAAACTGCAGCTTGACCTGAGGGACAAGGGCAATCATTGCAGTGTTTTGGAAAAAGCCTTGGAAGAGGTTCAGGAAGACTTGCGTCAAACCAGAAAGGAGTTGATCTGTAAGTGTGCAGAGATCGAGTCTCTGCAGAAACAGGCTTGCCAGAGATCAGTGGAACTGGAAGCTCTGGAAGCAAAAGAACTGAAACAGTGCCAAGGACACATGGAACTTCAACAGCAACTTCGGCGTCAAGCTGAAACCACATGTCAGGCACAAGAGAAATCTTCGATCAAGAGGAAAAAGAAGGGTGGCTGCTTTGGCCGCATGCTTTTCTGGAGAAGCTCCCAGAATGCATAA